In one Pseudomonas fitomaticsae genomic region, the following are encoded:
- a CDS encoding LysR family transcriptional regulator — protein sequence MFDWNDLRFFLELQRSGRLLTAARRLNTTHATVARHIEAIEKSLGTALFVQHAQGYEMTPAGEALLKHAEAMENVALLAQEEITQSTAPLGKIRVGVTEGLGIMFLASRMIGLFERYPGLEVELVAVPRFVSILNREAEISIHLERPAADMLVTRKLTDYRLALYASRAYLDNAPPLRSREDLGRHAWIGYVDDLLFSQELMFLNSFCRNPRVVFHSTSVIAQQQAARSGLGIAVLPCYMAAADPDLVALLPDESIERSYWISTRRELHKSVRLRVVWDYVVGLCEGERELLMGP from the coding sequence ATGTTCGACTGGAACGACCTGCGATTCTTTCTCGAGCTGCAACGCAGCGGCCGACTGCTCACCGCCGCCCGCCGTTTGAACACTACGCACGCGACCGTCGCGCGGCACATCGAGGCCATCGAAAAAAGCCTCGGCACCGCGCTGTTCGTCCAGCACGCCCAAGGCTACGAAATGACCCCGGCGGGGGAGGCGCTGCTCAAACATGCCGAGGCCATGGAGAACGTCGCGCTGCTGGCGCAGGAGGAAATCACTCAGTCCACTGCACCGCTGGGCAAGATCCGCGTCGGTGTCACCGAAGGCCTGGGCATCATGTTTCTGGCCAGCCGCATGATCGGGTTGTTCGAGCGTTATCCGGGACTGGAAGTGGAACTGGTGGCGGTGCCGCGCTTCGTCAGCATCCTCAACCGCGAGGCGGAAATCAGCATTCACCTGGAACGGCCGGCGGCGGACATGCTGGTTACCCGCAAGCTCACCGATTACCGGCTCGCGCTCTATGCCAGCCGCGCCTATCTCGACAATGCGCCACCGCTGCGCAGTCGCGAAGATCTCGGACGGCACGCGTGGATCGGCTATGTCGATGATCTGCTGTTCAGTCAGGAGCTGATGTTCCTCAACAGCTTCTGCCGCAATCCACGGGTGGTGTTTCACAGCACCAGCGTGATTGCCCAGCAACAGGCGGCGCGCTCGGGTCTGGGGATTGCGGTGCTGCCTTGCTACATGGCCGCAGCGGATCCGGATCTGGTGGCGCTGTTGCCGGATGAGAGCATCGAGCGCAGTTACTGGATCAGTACGCGGCGGGAGTTGCACAAGTCGGTGCGGTTGCGGGTGGTTTGGGATTACGTGGTGGGGTTGTGCGAAGGCGAGCGCGAACTGTTGATGGGGCCGTAA
- a CDS encoding GMC family oxidoreductase, producing MQTSLDEFDYIVVGAGPAGCLLANRLSADPQQRVLLLEAGGRDNYPWIHIPVGYLFCIGNPRTDWCFKTEEQPGLNGRALSYPRGKVLGGCSSINGMIYMRGQANDYDGWAAEGNPGWAWNDVLPLFKHSENHFAGAADFHGDKGEWRVERQRLSWPILDAFRSAAEQSGVASIDDFNQGDNEGCGYFQVNQKAGVRWNAAKAFLKPIRDRANLTVLTDVEVDRVLFEDGRASKVSARWQSQQKSFKARKEIVLCAGSVGSPSILQRSGIGPRPLLEKLGIGVVHELPGVGGNLQDHLQLRLIYKLENARTLNQIAGSVWGKMGMGLRYLYDRSGPLSMAPSQLGAFARSGPEQTSANLEYHVQPLSLERFGEPLHSFPAFTASVCDLRPQSRGRIEIRSADPQTAPLIQPNYLSHPEDLRVAADAIRLTRRIVSAPALQAFNPVEYLPGASLQTEEQLHEAAAKIGTTIFHPVGTCRMGTDADAVVDAQLRVHGVPGLRIADASIMPRITSGNTCSPTLMIAEKAAQLILNPTARSFPAEEKALTALS from the coding sequence ATGCAGACTTCCCTCGATGAATTCGATTACATCGTGGTCGGCGCCGGGCCGGCCGGGTGTTTGCTGGCCAATCGGCTGTCGGCGGATCCGCAGCAGCGCGTGCTGTTGCTGGAAGCCGGCGGGCGCGACAACTACCCGTGGATTCACATCCCCGTGGGTTACCTGTTCTGCATTGGCAACCCGCGTACCGACTGGTGCTTCAAGACCGAAGAACAACCGGGCCTCAATGGCCGCGCGCTGAGTTATCCGCGCGGCAAGGTGCTGGGCGGCTGTTCGTCGATCAACGGCATGATCTACATGCGCGGCCAGGCCAACGACTACGACGGCTGGGCCGCCGAAGGCAATCCGGGCTGGGCCTGGAATGACGTGCTGCCGTTGTTCAAGCATAGCGAAAACCACTTTGCCGGCGCGGCGGACTTTCATGGCGACAAGGGTGAGTGGCGAGTCGAGCGCCAGCGTCTGTCGTGGCCGATTCTCGATGCCTTCCGCAGCGCTGCCGAGCAAAGCGGGGTCGCCAGCATCGATGACTTCAATCAGGGCGACAACGAGGGTTGCGGTTACTTTCAGGTCAATCAGAAAGCCGGGGTGCGCTGGAACGCGGCGAAGGCGTTTCTGAAGCCGATTCGCGATCGGGCCAATCTCACGGTGTTGACCGACGTCGAGGTGGATCGCGTGTTGTTCGAAGACGGTCGCGCCTCGAAGGTCAGCGCCCGCTGGCAAAGTCAACAAAAGAGCTTCAAGGCGCGCAAGGAGATCGTGTTGTGCGCAGGCTCCGTGGGCTCGCCGAGCATTCTGCAACGCTCCGGAATCGGCCCGCGTCCGCTGCTGGAAAAACTCGGAATCGGCGTCGTGCATGAGCTGCCGGGCGTCGGTGGCAACCTGCAGGATCACCTGCAACTGCGCCTGATCTACAAACTGGAAAACGCCCGCACCCTCAACCAGATCGCCGGCAGCGTGTGGGGCAAGATGGGCATGGGCCTGCGCTATCTGTACGACCGCAGCGGGCCGTTGTCGATGGCGCCGAGTCAGTTGGGCGCGTTTGCCCGCTCGGGGCCGGAACAGACCTCGGCCAACCTCGAATATCACGTGCAGCCGCTGTCGCTGGAACGCTTTGGCGAGCCGCTGCACAGCTTCCCCGCGTTCACCGCATCGGTGTGCGATCTACGTCCGCAGAGCCGGGGCCGAATAGAGATCCGCTCCGCCGATCCGCAAACCGCGCCGCTGATCCAGCCCAATTACCTCAGCCATCCCGAAGACCTGCGCGTGGCCGCCGATGCGATTCGCCTGACCCGGCGCATCGTCAGCGCCCCCGCCCTGCAAGCCTTCAACCCGGTGGAATACCTGCCCGGCGCCAGCCTGCAGACCGAAGAACAACTGCACGAAGCGGCGGCGAAGATCGGCACGACGATTTTCCATCCGGTCGGAACCTGTCGCATGGGCACCGACGCGGACGCGGTGGTCGATGCGCAGCTGCGCGTGCATGGCGTGCCGGGCCTGCGGATTGCCGATGCGTCGATCATGCCGCGCATTACCTCGGGCAACACCTGTTCGCCTACGCTGATGATTGCCGAGAAAGCGGCACAGCTGATCCTCAACCCAACCGCCCGGAGTTTTCCCGCCGAAGAAAAAGCACTGACCGCACTCTCTTGA
- a CDS encoding MFS transporter, protein MSEHVQPLDAVRSTDASPDTRKVIFASSLGTVFEWYDFFLYGALAAVISKQFFAGVNDTTAFIFALMAFAAGFIVRPFGALVFGRLGDMIGRKYTFLATIILMGVATFAVGLLPTYASIGIAAPIILVILRMLQGLALGGEYGGAATYVAEHAPIGKRGFHTSWIQSTATLGLLLSLLVVLGCRYFTGDQFEVWGWRIPFLLSIVLLGISTWIRLSLHESPAYLKMKEEGKASKAPIRESFGKWENLKVVLIALFSINAGQAVTFYAAQFYVLFFLTQFLKMDPAVANSLLIISVVIGAPFFIIFGWLSDKVGRKPVLMLGLLLATALYFPIFKSLAHYANPAIDHASQQAPITVVADPATCTFQFDPVGKAKFDSPCDKVKTFLVKQGLPYSSVAAPAGSTVQVSVGDVKLDGFDEAALRGAITLAGYPQQADLQQINKPMIVALIVALIIISAMCYGPLAALMVELFPTRIRYTSMSLPYHIGNGWFGGFLPTVSFALVVYTGDIFYGLWYPVLITGVSLVVGMICLRETKNIDLDKN, encoded by the coding sequence ATGTCAGAACACGTTCAGCCTCTGGACGCCGTGCGCAGCACGGACGCCAGCCCCGATACCCGAAAGGTCATCTTCGCCTCGTCCCTGGGGACGGTGTTCGAGTGGTATGACTTCTTTCTCTACGGCGCCCTGGCGGCGGTCATCAGCAAGCAGTTCTTCGCCGGGGTCAACGACACCACGGCGTTCATCTTCGCGCTGATGGCGTTTGCCGCAGGCTTCATCGTGCGGCCGTTCGGGGCGCTGGTGTTCGGTCGGTTGGGGGACATGATCGGGCGCAAATACACCTTCCTCGCGACCATCATCCTGATGGGCGTGGCGACGTTCGCCGTGGGTCTGCTGCCGACCTACGCCAGCATTGGCATCGCCGCACCGATCATTCTGGTGATACTGCGCATGCTTCAGGGCCTGGCCCTCGGCGGCGAATACGGCGGCGCCGCGACTTACGTGGCCGAACACGCGCCGATCGGCAAACGCGGTTTCCACACCAGCTGGATTCAATCCACCGCGACCCTCGGTCTGCTGCTGTCGCTACTGGTGGTACTCGGTTGCCGTTACTTCACCGGTGATCAGTTCGAAGTCTGGGGCTGGCGCATTCCGTTCCTGCTGTCGATCGTGCTGCTGGGCATTTCCACCTGGATTCGCCTGAGCCTGCATGAGTCGCCGGCCTATCTGAAGATGAAAGAGGAAGGCAAGGCCAGCAAGGCGCCGATCCGCGAATCCTTCGGCAAATGGGAAAACCTCAAGGTCGTGCTGATCGCGCTGTTCAGCATCAACGCCGGCCAGGCGGTGACCTTCTACGCCGCGCAGTTCTACGTGCTGTTCTTCCTCACCCAGTTCCTGAAAATGGACCCGGCGGTGGCCAACAGTCTGCTGATCATCAGCGTGGTGATCGGTGCGCCGTTCTTCATCATTTTCGGCTGGCTGTCGGACAAGGTCGGACGCAAACCGGTGCTGATGCTCGGCCTGCTGCTGGCCACGGCGCTGTACTTCCCGATCTTCAAATCCCTGGCCCACTACGCCAACCCGGCCATCGACCACGCCAGCCAGCAGGCGCCGATCACCGTTGTGGCAGACCCGGCCACCTGCACCTTCCAGTTCGATCCGGTGGGCAAGGCCAAATTCGACAGCCCGTGCGACAAGGTCAAGACCTTCCTGGTCAAGCAAGGCCTGCCCTACTCCAGTGTCGCCGCCCCGGCGGGCAGCACCGTGCAAGTGAGCGTCGGCGATGTGAAACTCGACGGCTTCGACGAGGCGGCACTGCGCGGCGCCATCACCCTCGCCGGCTATCCGCAACAGGCTGACCTGCAACAGATCAACAAACCGATGATCGTGGCCCTGATCGTCGCCCTGATCATCATCTCCGCCATGTGCTACGGCCCGCTCGCGGCGCTGATGGTCGAACTGTTCCCGACCCGCATCCGCTACACCTCGATGTCCCTGCCGTATCACATCGGCAACGGCTGGTTCGGCGGGTTCCTGCCGACCGTGTCGTTCGCGCTGGTGGTGTACACCGGGGATATTTTCTACGGGCTGTGGTACCCGGTGCTGATTACCGGGGTGAGCCTGGTGGTGGGCATGATCTGTCTGCGTGAGACGAAGAATATCGATCTGGACAAGAACTGA
- a CDS encoding DUF427 domain-containing protein, whose protein sequence is MKTSGPSPVITIAEQPGCLLVKFHGIQVAASARALVLLEANYPPVYYIPREDIDERYFARTDHTSYCPYKGDANYFSLQVPGHEGANAVWTYEHPKISVSQIKDYVAFYPDQVKFELLEAEV, encoded by the coding sequence ATGAAAACCTCCGGTCCCAGTCCCGTCATCACTATCGCCGAGCAGCCAGGCTGCCTCCTGGTGAAATTCCACGGCATACAGGTCGCCGCCTCGGCCCGAGCGTTGGTGCTGCTCGAGGCCAATTACCCGCCGGTCTACTACATCCCGCGCGAAGACATCGACGAAAGATACTTCGCCCGCACCGACCACACGAGTTATTGCCCGTACAAGGGCGACGCCAACTATTTCAGTCTGCAAGTGCCGGGGCATGAAGGGGCGAATGCGGTGTGGACGTACGAACATCCGAAGATTTCGGTCAGCCAGATCAAGGACTATGTCGCGTTTTATCCCGATCAGGTGAAGTTTGAATTGCTGGAGGCGGAGGTCTGA
- a CDS encoding MFS transporter, which yields MRKDYLAFFISLFLSRLADQILLFIVPLVVFQTTNSASWAGLAFFVESLPRFLAFPLCGALCDKFSPIRILHISQVYRALLCVLAVGLYAVFGGIAWLVVLSALCGVLTTQGIMAREVLMPHIFQHYSYTKTLSYSQIADQTGLVLGPLVAALLLEVSAWHWVVLWVAGLFLLADLSMLVWQRFSRITLEVFEQHQDIWLQPLRIAFRHIRELAELKKIITLAVGVNLIVGVTLATSAAMVLGQYSAGKDDYAVLQAAGAVTTIVILFFLARVVLPLRVLGGVAYSMLAAGAFISALSPNLAGYVLGFLLIVGFDKMFNVYMRSIRQRVIPPQDFGKTVGVITLLNNLSQPLAGLLVALLAAPLGTQRVILILAVLATLLGVAALWWFARVRNAHATSILETEQ from the coding sequence ATGCGTAAGGATTACCTGGCTTTTTTCATCTCGCTGTTCCTGTCGCGGCTGGCGGATCAGATCCTGTTGTTCATCGTGCCGTTGGTGGTATTCCAGACCACCAACAGCGCGTCCTGGGCGGGGCTTGCATTCTTCGTCGAGTCGCTGCCGCGCTTTCTCGCGTTTCCGCTGTGCGGGGCCCTGTGCGACAAGTTCTCGCCCATCAGAATCCTGCACATCAGTCAGGTCTACCGGGCGCTGCTCTGCGTGCTGGCAGTAGGGCTTTATGCCGTCTTCGGCGGTATCGCATGGCTGGTGGTGCTGTCAGCGCTGTGCGGCGTGCTGACTACTCAGGGCATCATGGCCCGCGAAGTGCTGATGCCGCATATCTTCCAACATTACAGCTACACCAAAACCCTTTCCTACTCGCAGATAGCCGACCAGACCGGACTGGTTCTGGGGCCCTTGGTGGCGGCATTGCTGCTGGAGGTTTCGGCTTGGCACTGGGTGGTGCTGTGGGTGGCCGGACTGTTCCTGCTGGCCGACCTCAGCATGCTGGTGTGGCAACGTTTCAGCCGTATCACCCTGGAGGTGTTCGAGCAGCATCAGGACATCTGGCTGCAGCCTCTGCGCATCGCTTTCAGGCATATCCGCGAACTGGCGGAGCTGAAAAAGATCATCACCCTGGCAGTCGGGGTCAACCTGATTGTCGGGGTCACCCTGGCCACTTCGGCGGCCATGGTGCTCGGTCAATACAGCGCCGGCAAGGACGACTACGCCGTGCTGCAAGCGGCTGGCGCGGTGACCACCATCGTGATTCTGTTTTTCCTCGCTCGGGTGGTATTGCCGTTGCGCGTACTGGGTGGCGTTGCCTATTCGATGCTCGCCGCCGGCGCCTTCATCAGCGCCCTGAGCCCGAATCTGGCGGGTTATGTGCTGGGTTTCCTGCTGATCGTCGGTTTCGACAAGATGTTCAACGTTTACATGCGCAGCATTCGCCAGCGAGTCATTCCCCCTCAGGACTTCGGCAAGACCGTGGGCGTGATCACCCTGCTCAATAACTTGTCGCAACCGCTGGCCGGTCTGCTGGTCGCACTGCTCGCCGCGCCATTGGGGACGCAACGTGTGATTCTGATTCTGGCCGTGCTGGCGACGCTGCTGGGCGTGGCGGCTCTCTGGTGGTTTGCCAGAGTACGTAATGCCCACGCCACGTCGATCCTCGAGACCGAGCAGTAA
- a CDS encoding serralysin family metalloprotease, which yields MSQPSSQASSAFTAVDTFSHLYDRGTGTVNGKPSFTADQAADEILRKGMSWQDKNADGKIDLTYSFLTDKPSNYNPKLGNFSEFSAQQKAQAVLAMQSWSDVANVTFTEGKGGDGHMTFGNYDVSTGGAAFAYLPQGSSYDGQSWYLINDQYQVNKTPDTNNYGRQTLTHEIGHTLGLSHPGAYNAGNGNPTYGDAKYAEDTRGYSLMSYWSEANTDQNFSKDGSGAYASAPLMDDIVAVQKLYGANFETRADNTVYGFNSNADRDFYSATSNTSKVVFSVWDGGGNDTLDFSGFSQNQKINLNEGSFSDVGGLVGNVSIAHGVTVENAIGGSGNDLLIGNAAANDLIGGAGNDIIYGGGGGDSLWGGEGADTFVFGAASDSTMTAPDWIMDFTSGLDKIDLSGIAGFATGAATLNFVSGFTGHAGDAILTYFEQTNQTSLMIDLTGQGSVDFAVGVVGQAVATDIVA from the coding sequence ATGTCTCAACCTTCCTCCCAGGCCAGCAGCGCCTTCACCGCCGTCGACACCTTCAGCCACCTGTATGACCGTGGCACCGGGACCGTCAACGGCAAACCATCGTTCACCGCCGACCAGGCCGCCGACGAAATCCTGCGCAAGGGCATGTCGTGGCAGGACAAGAACGCCGACGGCAAGATTGATCTGACCTACTCCTTCCTGACCGACAAACCATCGAACTACAACCCGAAACTCGGCAACTTCAGCGAGTTCAGCGCCCAGCAGAAAGCCCAGGCCGTGCTGGCGATGCAATCGTGGTCGGACGTGGCCAACGTGACTTTCACCGAAGGCAAGGGCGGTGATGGCCACATGACCTTCGGCAACTACGACGTCAGCACCGGCGGCGCGGCGTTCGCCTACCTGCCGCAGGGCAGCAGCTACGACGGCCAGTCGTGGTACCTGATCAACGATCAGTACCAGGTCAACAAGACTCCGGACACCAACAACTACGGGCGCCAGACCCTGACCCACGAAATCGGCCACACCCTCGGCCTGTCGCACCCGGGCGCCTACAACGCCGGCAACGGCAACCCGACCTACGGCGACGCCAAATACGCCGAAGACACCCGTGGCTACAGCCTGATGAGCTACTGGAGCGAGGCCAACACCGACCAGAACTTCAGCAAGGACGGCAGCGGCGCCTACGCCTCTGCACCATTGATGGACGACATCGTCGCGGTGCAGAAACTCTACGGCGCCAACTTCGAAACCCGTGCCGACAACACTGTGTACGGCTTCAACTCCAACGCCGATCGCGACTTCTACAGCGCCACATCGAACACCTCCAAAGTGGTGTTCTCGGTGTGGGATGGCGGCGGTAACGACACGCTGGACTTCTCCGGCTTCAGCCAGAACCAGAAGATCAACCTCAACGAAGGCTCGTTCTCCGATGTCGGCGGTCTGGTGGGCAACGTGTCCATCGCCCACGGCGTGACCGTGGAAAACGCCATTGGCGGTTCGGGCAATGACCTGCTGATCGGCAACGCAGCGGCCAACGACCTGATCGGCGGTGCTGGCAACGACATCATTTACGGCGGTGGCGGCGGTGATTCGCTGTGGGGCGGTGAAGGCGCGGACACCTTCGTGTTCGGCGCGGCCAGCGACTCGACCATGACCGCACCCGACTGGATCATGGATTTCACCAGCGGCCTGGACAAGATCGACCTGTCGGGCATCGCAGGGTTCGCTACCGGCGCAGCCACGCTGAACTTCGTCAGCGGCTTCACCGGGCACGCCGGCGATGCGATCCTCACTTACTTCGAACAGACCAACCAGACCAGCCTGATGATCGACCTGACAGGCCAGGGTTCGGTGGACTTCGCCGTGGGTGTGGTGGGGCAGGCTGTGGCGACCGATATCGTCGCCTGA
- a CDS encoding DNA topoisomerase III encodes MRLYLCEKPSQAKDIAAVLGAKRRGDGCWLGTDVTVTWCIGHLLETAPPDAYDAKYKRWVLADLPIIPDKWKMTVKPRTASQYKAVKRLLGETSELIIATDADREGEMIARELVEHCRYRGPIRRLWLSALDEASIRKALAALKPGAETFSLYHSALGRSRADWLIGMNMSRLFTLLGRQSGYQGVLPVGRVQTPTLRLVVDRDRSIADFVPVAYWAIDVQLLHNGTPFTAQWRAPGDACDDQDRCLNQALAQQAAAAISSAASARVIKLRTERMREVAPLPFDLGTLQEVCSKKLGLGAQETLDIAQALYETYKVITYPRSDCGYLPLSQHSEAPGILAALRQADPGLETLREHLEPHRRSRAWNDAKVSAHHGIIPTAAAKNLERLTGKHRAVYTLIRARYLAQFLPNHEYDRTQADFDCAGEALRAVGKQIIEPGWKRALPEALAPAKGREAPAPQTLPTLTQGAECAVADVKLKDLWTQPPKPYTEGDLIKAMKNVAKLVEDPLLKQKLKDTTGIGTEATRASIIQGLLDRGYLVKNGKALSATPAAFSLIDAVPRAIADPGTTAIWEQALDMVQSGEMSLEEFVTKQAAWMSKQVTRCAGMSLTISGPPPAGKAAVPWKNKRKTTRRKTTGTSKRSAKPAAK; translated from the coding sequence ATGCGGCTGTACCTCTGTGAAAAACCCTCCCAGGCCAAGGACATTGCGGCCGTGCTCGGCGCAAAGCGTCGGGGCGACGGTTGCTGGCTGGGAACGGACGTCACGGTGACCTGGTGCATCGGCCACTTGCTGGAAACCGCCCCGCCGGACGCCTACGACGCCAAATACAAGCGCTGGGTGCTGGCGGACCTGCCGATCATCCCCGACAAATGGAAGATGACCGTCAAACCGCGCACCGCCAGCCAGTACAAAGCGGTGAAACGCCTGCTCGGTGAGACCAGCGAACTGATCATCGCCACCGACGCCGACCGTGAAGGCGAGATGATCGCCCGGGAACTGGTGGAGCATTGCCGCTATCGCGGGCCGATCCGCCGCTTGTGGCTGTCGGCGCTGGACGAAGCCTCGATTCGCAAGGCGTTGGCGGCGCTCAAACCCGGCGCCGAAACCTTCAGCCTGTATCACTCGGCACTGGGGCGCTCGCGGGCGGACTGGCTGATCGGGATGAACATGAGTCGCCTGTTCACCCTGCTCGGCCGGCAATCGGGCTATCAAGGCGTGCTGCCGGTGGGCCGGGTGCAGACGCCGACCTTGCGGCTGGTGGTGGATCGCGATCGCAGCATTGCCGATTTCGTGCCGGTCGCGTATTGGGCCATCGATGTACAACTGCTGCACAACGGCACGCCGTTCACCGCCCAATGGCGTGCACCGGGCGATGCCTGTGACGATCAGGATCGCTGCCTCAATCAGGCCCTAGCCCAGCAAGCGGCTGCGGCAATCAGCAGCGCTGCCAGCGCCCGGGTGATCAAGCTGCGCACCGAACGCATGCGCGAAGTGGCGCCCCTGCCCTTCGATCTGGGCACCTTGCAGGAAGTCTGCTCGAAGAAACTCGGCCTCGGTGCCCAGGAAACCCTCGACATCGCCCAGGCGCTTTACGAAACCTACAAAGTCATCACCTACCCGCGCAGCGATTGCGGCTACCTGCCCCTGAGCCAGCACAGCGAGGCACCGGGGATTCTCGCGGCGCTGCGTCAGGCCGATCCGGGCCTCGAAACATTGCGTGAACATCTGGAGCCACATCGCCGCTCCCGCGCCTGGAACGACGCGAAGGTCAGCGCTCACCATGGCATCATCCCCACCGCTGCGGCGAAAAATCTGGAGCGCCTGACCGGCAAGCACCGCGCGGTCTACACGCTGATTCGCGCGCGGTATCTGGCGCAGTTCCTGCCCAATCACGAATACGACCGCACCCAGGCCGATTTCGATTGCGCCGGGGAAGCCTTGCGCGCTGTCGGCAAGCAGATCATTGAGCCGGGCTGGAAACGCGCGTTGCCCGAAGCGCTGGCACCGGCCAAGGGCCGTGAAGCCCCCGCGCCACAGACGCTACCGACACTGACCCAAGGTGCCGAATGCGCCGTGGCGGACGTGAAGCTCAAGGACCTGTGGACGCAGCCGCCCAAGCCTTACACCGAAGGTGACCTGATCAAGGCGATGAAGAACGTCGCCAAACTGGTGGAAGATCCGCTGCTCAAGCAGAAACTCAAGGACACCACCGGCATCGGCACCGAGGCTACCCGCGCCTCGATCATCCAAGGGTTGCTGGATCGCGGCTATCTGGTGAAAAACGGCAAGGCGCTGTCCGCCACACCTGCCGCGTTCAGCCTGATCGACGCCGTGCCGCGAGCGATTGCCGACCCCGGCACCACCGCGATCTGGGAGCAGGCGCTGGATATGGTGCAGAGCGGCGAGATGAGTCTTGAAGAATTCGTTACCAAACAGGCCGCATGGATGAGCAAGCAAGTGACCCGCTGCGCCGGAATGAGTCTGACCATCAGTGGCCCGCCCCCTGCCGGCAAGGCCGCTGTACCGTGGAAGAACAAGCGCAAGACCACTCGGCGCAAAACCACCGGAACCAGCAAACGCTCGGCGAAACCGGCAGCCAAATAG
- a CDS encoding GNAT family N-acetyltransferase, whose product MSVIELRGARRDELDTLENLMQFYTYDFSEWLPLKLGGHGFFPIQLKDDYWRQPATRPFLIHVDGELAGFVTVDDHLLIEGADYNIGYFFVSRRWRGQGVAQFVASALLSHLPGRWQIFHVDANLPAQRFWARLIPELSGGEFTRQTKTVDGYPCTFYCLRSLSPAA is encoded by the coding sequence ATGTCTGTCATCGAACTGCGGGGCGCCCGGCGCGACGAACTGGATACCCTCGAAAACCTGATGCAGTTCTACACCTATGACTTCAGCGAGTGGCTGCCGCTGAAGCTCGGCGGGCATGGGTTCTTCCCGATCCAGTTGAAAGACGATTACTGGCGCCAGCCAGCGACCCGGCCATTCCTGATTCACGTCGACGGCGAACTGGCAGGATTCGTGACCGTGGATGACCACCTACTCATCGAAGGCGCCGACTACAACATCGGCTATTTCTTCGTCAGCCGGCGCTGGCGTGGCCAAGGCGTCGCGCAGTTTGTCGCCTCTGCCCTCTTGAGCCACTTGCCCGGTCGATGGCAGATTTTCCATGTCGACGCCAACCTGCCTGCACAGCGGTTCTGGGCCCGGCTCATCCCCGAGCTGAGCGGCGGCGAATTTACCCGCCAAACCAAAACCGTGGACGGCTATCCCTGCACGTTCTACTGCCTGCGCAGCCTTTCTCCCGCTGCCTGA